One region of Anaeromyxobacter paludicola genomic DNA includes:
- a CDS encoding TraR/DksA family transcriptional regulator → MNKKDLKRFKTMLEESKRQLLVSAKKTLTEEASFDTDDLPDEIDLASSEYTQSMIFRLRDREKFLLAKIDKALARIENGTFGVCEKCEEEISAKRLEARPVTTLCIRCKEEQEQKEKSFG, encoded by the coding sequence TTGAACAAGAAGGATCTGAAGCGGTTCAAGACCATGCTCGAGGAGTCGAAGCGCCAGCTCCTCGTCTCGGCCAAGAAGACCCTGACGGAGGAGGCGAGCTTCGACACCGACGATCTGCCGGACGAGATCGACCTCGCCTCGAGCGAGTACACGCAGTCGATGATCTTCCGGCTCCGCGACCGGGAGAAGTTCCTCCTCGCCAAGATCGACAAGGCGCTGGCTCGCATCGAGAACGGCACCTTCGGCGTCTGCGAGAAGTGCGAGGAGGAGATCTCGGCGAAGCGGCTGGAGGCCCGCCCGGTCACCACCCTCTGCATCCGCTGCAAGGAAGAGCAGGAGCAGAAGGAGAAGTCCTTCGGGTAG
- a CDS encoding MogA/MoaB family molybdenum cofactor biosynthesis protein: MAHEEHRAAGPRTVRVYVVTASDTRGEAEDESGRFLREALAAAGHALAGYRVVKDEPDQIRAALADAEAAGAQAVVVNGGTGIAARDRTYEAVAGLLEKRLDGFGELFRMLSYQEIGSAAMLSRAVAGIWRGRAVFSLPGSRPAVRLGWEKLIAPELPHLCYELGKAGGGAKGQ; this comes from the coding sequence ATGGCACACGAGGAACACCGGGCGGCCGGGCCGAGGACGGTGCGGGTCTACGTCGTCACCGCCTCCGACACCCGGGGCGAGGCGGAGGACGAGAGCGGGCGTTTCCTGCGCGAGGCGCTCGCCGCGGCGGGCCACGCGCTCGCCGGCTACCGGGTGGTGAAGGACGAGCCCGACCAGATCCGGGCCGCGCTCGCCGACGCCGAGGCGGCCGGGGCCCAGGCGGTGGTGGTGAACGGGGGCACCGGCATCGCCGCGCGCGACCGGACCTACGAGGCGGTGGCCGGCCTCCTCGAGAAGCGGCTCGACGGCTTCGGCGAGCTCTTCCGGATGCTCTCGTACCAGGAGATCGGGAGCGCCGCGATGCTCTCCCGCGCCGTGGCCGGGATCTGGCGCGGCCGGGCCGTCTTTTCGCTCCCCGGCTCCCGACCCGCGGTGCGGCTCGGCTGGGAGAAGCTCATCGCGCCGGAGCTCCCGCACCTCTGCTACGAGCTCGGGAAGGCGGGGGGAGGGGCGAAGGGTCAGTAA
- a CDS encoding LutC/YkgG family protein, whose amino-acid sequence MDSRRAILEALRRAGAPAVPAPPHPAPIRYADPERQFAEALVAVGGRFFRAPDAAGLSAQLAGLEPFASARRMVSLVPGVGRSDLDLSQAADPHALEGLDYAVLPGELGVAENGAVWVAGDRLPLRGLFVVPQHLAIVVPAGALVHTMQDAYARISFSGRGFGVFVSGPSKTADIEQALVIGAHGARSCAVGMVG is encoded by the coding sequence ATGGATAGCAGGCGCGCCATCCTCGAGGCCCTGCGGCGCGCCGGCGCGCCGGCCGTGCCCGCCCCGCCGCACCCGGCGCCCATCCGCTACGCCGACCCGGAGCGGCAGTTCGCCGAGGCGCTCGTCGCGGTGGGCGGCCGCTTCTTCCGGGCCCCCGACGCGGCCGGGCTCTCCGCCCAGCTCGCCGGCCTGGAGCCCTTCGCGAGCGCGCGGCGGATGGTCTCGCTCGTGCCGGGGGTGGGTCGCTCCGACCTCGACCTCTCGCAGGCGGCCGACCCCCACGCGCTCGAGGGGCTCGACTACGCCGTCCTGCCCGGCGAGCTCGGGGTGGCCGAGAACGGCGCGGTCTGGGTGGCCGGCGACAGGCTGCCGCTGCGCGGCCTCTTCGTCGTCCCCCAGCACCTCGCGATCGTGGTCCCGGCCGGCGCCCTCGTGCACACCATGCAGGACGCCTACGCGCGGATCTCCTTCTCCGGGAGGGGCTTCGGCGTGTTCGTGTCGGGCCCTTCCAAGACCGCCGACATCGAGCAGGCCCTCGTCATCGGCGCGCACGGCGCCCGGTCCTGCGCCGTCGGCATGGTCGGGTAG
- a CDS encoding DNA integrity scanning protein DisA nucleotide-binding domain protein, protein MAESRLDRAFVRAALQLTAGPEVDKLLVISDRPLPPNELKRRPVRRKLVYAVTSEALRRHLAAEDQASVVIPPYDYDRVERIQVALVSARSAGLAKRGDVVLALTGVGKVMDTLVRLEIGSERATRASADSLGLPPEFSSQVVDALVHVAMEIGAQGYEGHPTGTILVVGDSTAVMEKSRQLNLNPFQGISEGERNALDPAIQDAIKTFAVLDGAFVIREDGVVLAAGRYLQTASKEVRVQMGLGARHTSAAAMTLETRAIAITVSQTSGTVRVFKAGEVVLELHQIARRM, encoded by the coding sequence ATGGCCGAGTCGAGGTTGGACCGCGCGTTCGTCCGGGCGGCGCTGCAGCTCACGGCCGGGCCCGAGGTCGACAAGCTGCTGGTCATCTCCGACCGGCCCCTCCCGCCCAACGAGCTGAAGCGGCGCCCCGTCCGGCGCAAGCTCGTCTACGCGGTCACCAGCGAGGCGCTGCGGCGCCACCTCGCCGCCGAGGACCAGGCCTCGGTGGTCATCCCGCCGTACGACTACGACCGGGTGGAGCGGATCCAGGTCGCGCTCGTCTCGGCCCGCAGCGCCGGCCTCGCCAAGCGCGGCGACGTGGTGCTCGCCCTGACCGGGGTCGGCAAGGTGATGGACACCCTGGTGCGCCTCGAGATCGGCTCGGAGCGCGCCACCCGCGCCAGCGCCGACTCGCTGGGGCTCCCGCCGGAGTTCAGCTCCCAGGTGGTGGACGCGCTGGTGCACGTGGCGATGGAGATCGGCGCCCAGGGCTACGAGGGGCACCCCACCGGCACCATCCTCGTGGTCGGCGACTCGACCGCGGTGATGGAGAAGAGCCGGCAGCTCAACCTCAACCCCTTCCAGGGCATCAGCGAGGGGGAGCGGAACGCGCTCGACCCGGCCATCCAGGACGCCATCAAGACCTTCGCCGTGCTCGACGGCGCCTTCGTGATCCGCGAGGACGGGGTGGTGCTCGCCGCGGGCCGCTACCTGCAGACCGCCTCCAAGGAGGTCCGGGTGCAGATGGGGCTCGGCGCCCGCCACACCTCGGCCGCCGCGATGACGCTCGAGACCCGGGCCATCGCCATCACGGTCTCGCAGACCAGCGGCACCGTCCGCGTCTTCAAGGCGGGCGAGGTGGTGCTCGAGCTCCACCAGATCGCCCGGCGCATGTGA
- a CDS encoding (Fe-S)-binding protein gives MPEVGLFIPCYVDQSYPQVGLAAVRLLQRHGVKLHYPRDQTCCGQPMANSGCDEETRPLAERFLRIFGRYEHVVAPSGSCVSMVRNHYARFLEGKPGFDHLRRNTFELCEYLVDVLGVERAGGRFPHRVGLHQSCHGLRELRLAQGSERVVAPFDKVRQLLASLDGITLVDLTRQDECCGFGGTFAVNEEAVSCMMGRDRIADHERAGAEVITGTDASCLMHLEGLIRRDRRPVKVMHVAELLAGAEG, from the coding sequence ATGCCCGAGGTGGGCCTCTTCATCCCGTGCTACGTGGACCAGAGCTACCCGCAGGTGGGGCTCGCGGCGGTGCGGCTGCTCCAGCGCCACGGCGTGAAGCTCCACTACCCCCGCGACCAGACCTGCTGCGGCCAGCCGATGGCCAACTCGGGCTGCGACGAGGAGACGCGGCCCCTGGCGGAGCGCTTCCTGCGCATCTTCGGCCGGTACGAGCACGTGGTGGCGCCGTCGGGGAGCTGCGTCTCGATGGTGCGCAACCACTACGCCCGGTTCCTCGAGGGGAAGCCCGGCTTCGACCACCTGCGCCGCAACACCTTCGAGCTCTGCGAGTACCTCGTGGACGTGCTCGGGGTGGAGCGGGCCGGCGGCCGCTTCCCGCACCGGGTGGGGCTGCACCAGAGCTGCCACGGGCTGCGGGAGCTCCGGCTGGCCCAGGGCAGCGAGCGGGTGGTGGCGCCGTTCGACAAGGTCCGCCAGCTCCTCGCCTCGCTCGACGGGATCACCCTCGTGGACCTCACGCGGCAGGACGAGTGCTGCGGCTTCGGCGGCACCTTCGCCGTGAACGAGGAGGCCGTCTCCTGCATGATGGGGCGCGACCGGATCGCCGATCACGAGCGGGCCGGGGCCGAGGTGATCACCGGCACCGACGCGAGCTGCCTCATGCACCTCGAGGGGCTCATCCGGCGCGACCGGCGGCCGGTCAAGGTGATGCACGTGGCGGAGCTCCTCGCCGGGGCGGAGGGCTAG
- a CDS encoding lactate utilization protein B has product MAQAGHPEAAARFAADDARAHWHDQALWFVRLKRDRQARALPEWEALRACAEKIKAHTASRLADYLEEFERNATAAGAVVHWARDAEEHNRIVHGILAARGVTRLVKSKSMLTEECELNPYLEARGIEVVDTDLGERIVQLAHERPSHIVLPAIHKKKEEIGVLFHEQLGTAAGASDPAYLTEAARGHLREKFLAAQAGLTGVNFAVAETGGVVVCTNEGNADMGTSLPPIHIACMGVEKLVPRLADLGVFTRLLARSATGQPVTTYTSHFHGPMAGGELHVVVVDNGRSALLAAPPHRRALSCIRCGACMNTCPVFRRSGGYSYGAVIPGPIGSILSPARDPARHATLPFASSLCGSCSDVCPVRIDLHHQLLAWRGELVAQGRLPAGKRLAMKLASFVFRHPALYRLGGRVGRFLLRHLPRALLYGRWNAWGRQRELPPAPKKSFRELYGRDDG; this is encoded by the coding sequence ATGGCACAGGCCGGACACCCCGAGGCCGCCGCCCGCTTCGCCGCCGACGACGCCCGCGCCCACTGGCACGACCAGGCCCTCTGGTTCGTGCGGCTGAAGCGCGATCGCCAGGCCCGCGCGCTGCCGGAGTGGGAGGCGCTGCGCGCCTGCGCCGAGAAGATCAAGGCCCACACCGCCTCCCGGCTCGCCGACTACCTCGAGGAGTTCGAGCGGAACGCCACCGCCGCCGGCGCGGTGGTCCACTGGGCGCGCGACGCCGAGGAGCACAACCGGATCGTGCACGGCATCCTCGCCGCGCGCGGGGTCACCCGGCTCGTGAAGAGCAAGTCGATGCTCACCGAGGAGTGCGAGCTCAACCCGTACCTCGAGGCGCGCGGGATCGAGGTGGTGGACACCGACCTGGGCGAGCGGATCGTGCAGCTCGCCCACGAGCGGCCCTCGCACATCGTGCTGCCGGCCATCCACAAGAAGAAGGAGGAGATCGGCGTCCTCTTCCACGAGCAGCTCGGCACCGCGGCCGGGGCGAGCGACCCGGCCTACCTCACCGAGGCCGCCCGCGGCCACCTGCGCGAGAAGTTCCTCGCGGCGCAGGCCGGGCTCACCGGCGTGAACTTCGCGGTGGCGGAGACGGGCGGGGTGGTGGTCTGCACCAACGAGGGGAACGCCGACATGGGCACCTCGCTCCCGCCCATCCACATCGCCTGCATGGGCGTGGAGAAGCTCGTCCCGAGGCTCGCCGACCTCGGCGTCTTCACGCGGCTCCTGGCGCGCTCGGCCACCGGCCAGCCGGTGACCACCTACACGAGCCACTTCCACGGGCCGATGGCGGGCGGCGAGCTGCACGTGGTCGTCGTGGACAACGGGCGCAGCGCGCTCCTCGCCGCGCCGCCCCATCGCCGCGCGCTCTCCTGCATCCGCTGCGGCGCCTGCATGAACACCTGCCCGGTGTTCCGGCGCAGCGGCGGCTACAGCTACGGGGCGGTCATCCCGGGCCCCATCGGCTCGATCCTCTCGCCGGCGCGGGACCCGGCCCGCCACGCCACGCTCCCGTTCGCCTCGAGCCTGTGCGGCTCCTGCTCCGACGTCTGCCCGGTGCGGATCGACCTCCATCACCAGCTCCTCGCCTGGCGCGGCGAGCTGGTGGCGCAGGGGCGGCTCCCGGCCGGCAAGCGGCTCGCCATGAAGCTCGCGAGCTTCGTCTTCCGCCACCCGGCGCTCTACCGGCTCGGCGGGCGGGTGGGGCGGTTCCTCCTGCGCCACCTGCCGCGGGCGCTCCTCTACGGCCGCTGGAACGCCTGGGGCCGCCAGCGCGAGCTGCCGCCCGCCCCGAAGAAGAGCTTCCGCGAGCTCTACGGGAGGGACGATGGATAG
- a CDS encoding FAD-binding and (Fe-S)-binding domain-containing protein, whose translation MSVRPRRADHLDLSPDYRSFHDAVRAFVPEERVFTDPLRVLAYGTDASFYRLTPKVVVKARSRDEVARILALASARGLPVTFRAAGTSLSGQAVSDSILVVLAGGFRGRRVLDGGARVALEPGVIGGEANQLLAPLGRKLGPDPASIHSCMVGGIAANNASGMCCGTAQNSYRTVDSAVLLLADGTELDTADPASRRAFAEAHPEIVRGLAELRDAIRKDPQLLALIRRKYAVKNTTGYGLNSFVDFDDPFDVLLHLLIGSEGTLAFLAEITYRTVEEQAHRASALVLFPDIGSACEATTLLKQDGQVSAVELMDRASIRSVEAKAGMPPGLAGLGPGAAALLVEVRGADAAELAEKARRATTLLAGVARVGEVAFTSVKAEFERLWDVRRGLFPAVGAARRVGTTVVIEDVVFPIERLAEGTLSLQALMRRHGYDEGIIFGHALDGNLHFVFTQDFATAAEVERYRAFMDEVCRMVALDFGGSLKGEHGTGRNIAPFVELEWGARAYGIMKAVKALFDPRGLLNPGVILNADPQAHLRSLKPLPKAHDVVDRCIECGFCEVKCPSRELTTTPRQRIAVLREISRLEATGDDEARRLRLLEDYRYDADETCATDGLCATACPVSIDTGEMIKSLRAARHAAGGGAAAVLAHHLAGATAAGRATLSLAAAGQVVLGDRLMGGVTRALRSASGGRLPQWNPALPGRSSRVRRAAPRAADRQVVYFPSCVVRTMGPARADPDQRSLHEATRSLLEKAGYEAVYPKGLDALCCGMAFDSKGYPALGAEKLSELGRALEEASRGGELPVLCDTSPCLHRMRKGLAGLTLLEPVELIHDHLLPRLELTRSREKVAVHVTCSAQKMGLAEKLVAVARACAAEVVVPPGVGCCAFAGDRGLSHPELNASALAQLRPGLPPDVRAGYSNSRTCEIGLTLHAGIPYQSIVYLVDRCARPRAAR comes from the coding sequence ATGAGCGTCCGTCCTCGGCGCGCCGATCACCTCGACCTCTCTCCGGATTACCGCTCCTTCCACGACGCCGTCCGGGCGTTCGTGCCGGAGGAGCGCGTCTTCACCGATCCGCTGCGGGTCCTGGCCTACGGGACCGACGCCAGCTTCTACCGGCTCACGCCGAAGGTGGTGGTGAAGGCGCGCAGCCGCGACGAGGTGGCGCGCATCCTCGCCCTCGCCTCGGCGCGCGGGCTCCCGGTCACCTTCCGCGCCGCCGGCACCAGCCTCTCCGGGCAGGCGGTGAGCGACTCGATCCTGGTGGTGCTCGCGGGCGGCTTCCGCGGCCGCCGCGTGCTCGACGGCGGCGCCCGCGTGGCGCTCGAGCCGGGGGTCATCGGCGGCGAGGCGAACCAGCTCCTCGCGCCGCTGGGGCGCAAGCTCGGCCCCGACCCGGCCTCCATCCACTCCTGCATGGTGGGCGGGATCGCCGCCAACAACGCGAGCGGGATGTGCTGCGGCACGGCCCAGAACAGCTACCGCACGGTGGACTCGGCGGTGCTGCTCCTCGCCGACGGCACCGAGCTCGACACCGCCGACCCGGCCTCGCGCCGCGCCTTCGCCGAGGCCCACCCGGAGATCGTGCGCGGGCTCGCCGAGCTCCGCGACGCGATCCGCAAGGACCCGCAGCTGCTCGCCCTCATCCGGCGCAAGTACGCGGTGAAGAACACCACCGGGTACGGGCTCAACAGCTTCGTGGACTTCGACGACCCGTTCGACGTCCTGCTGCACCTCCTCATCGGCTCGGAGGGCACGCTCGCGTTCCTCGCCGAGATCACCTACCGCACGGTGGAGGAGCAGGCGCACCGGGCCTCGGCGCTGGTGCTCTTCCCGGACATCGGCTCGGCCTGCGAGGCCACCACCCTCCTGAAGCAGGACGGGCAGGTCTCGGCGGTGGAGCTGATGGACCGGGCCTCGATCCGGTCGGTGGAGGCGAAGGCCGGGATGCCGCCCGGCCTGGCCGGGCTCGGGCCGGGCGCGGCCGCGCTCCTCGTCGAGGTGCGGGGCGCCGACGCGGCGGAGCTGGCCGAGAAGGCGCGCCGCGCCACCACCCTGCTCGCCGGCGTGGCCCGGGTGGGCGAGGTGGCGTTCACCTCGGTGAAGGCCGAGTTCGAGCGGCTCTGGGACGTGCGCCGGGGCCTCTTCCCGGCCGTGGGCGCGGCCCGCCGGGTCGGGACCACCGTGGTCATCGAGGACGTGGTCTTCCCCATCGAGCGGCTCGCCGAGGGCACGCTCTCGCTGCAGGCGCTGATGCGGCGCCACGGCTACGACGAGGGGATCATCTTCGGCCACGCCCTCGACGGGAACCTCCACTTCGTCTTCACCCAGGACTTCGCCACCGCGGCCGAGGTGGAGCGCTACCGCGCCTTCATGGACGAGGTCTGCCGGATGGTGGCCCTCGACTTCGGCGGCTCGCTCAAGGGCGAGCACGGCACCGGCCGCAACATCGCCCCCTTCGTGGAGCTGGAGTGGGGCGCCCGCGCCTACGGGATCATGAAGGCGGTGAAGGCGCTCTTCGACCCCCGCGGCCTCCTCAACCCGGGCGTCATCCTCAACGCCGACCCGCAGGCGCACCTGCGCAGCCTGAAGCCGCTGCCGAAGGCGCACGACGTCGTGGACCGCTGCATCGAGTGCGGCTTCTGCGAGGTGAAGTGCCCGTCGCGGGAGCTCACCACCACGCCCCGCCAGCGCATCGCGGTGCTCCGCGAGATCTCCCGGCTCGAGGCCACCGGCGACGACGAGGCCCGCCGCCTCCGGCTCCTCGAGGACTACCGCTACGACGCCGACGAGACCTGCGCCACCGACGGCCTCTGCGCCACCGCCTGCCCGGTCTCGATCGACACCGGCGAGATGATCAAGTCGCTCCGGGCGGCCCGCCACGCGGCGGGGGGCGGCGCGGCCGCGGTGCTGGCCCACCACCTCGCCGGCGCCACCGCCGCCGGGCGCGCCACGCTCTCCCTCGCCGCCGCGGGCCAGGTGGTGCTCGGCGACCGGCTCATGGGCGGCGTGACCCGGGCGCTCCGCTCCGCCTCCGGCGGCCGCCTGCCGCAGTGGAACCCGGCCCTGCCCGGCCGGTCGAGCCGCGTCCGGCGCGCCGCGCCCCGCGCCGCGGACCGGCAGGTGGTCTACTTCCCCTCCTGCGTGGTCCGCACCATGGGGCCGGCCCGGGCCGACCCGGACCAGCGCTCGCTGCACGAGGCGACGCGCTCGCTCCTCGAGAAGGCCGGCTACGAGGCGGTCTACCCGAAGGGGCTCGACGCGCTCTGCTGCGGCATGGCCTTCGACAGCAAGGGCTACCCCGCGCTCGGCGCCGAGAAGCTCTCCGAGCTCGGACGCGCCCTCGAGGAGGCGAGCCGGGGAGGGGAGCTGCCGGTGCTCTGCGACACGAGCCCCTGCCTCCACCGGATGAGGAAGGGGCTCGCCGGGCTCACGCTGCTCGAGCCGGTGGAGCTCATCCACGACCACCTCCTGCCGCGGCTCGAGCTCACGCGCAGCCGGGAGAAGGTGGCGGTCCACGTCACCTGCAGCGCCCAGAAGATGGGGCTCGCCGAGAAGCTGGTGGCGGTGGCGCGGGCCTGCGCCGCCGAGGTGGTGGTGCCGCCGGGCGTCGGCTGCTGCGCCTTCGCCGGCGACCGCGGGCTCAGCCACCCCGAGCTCAACGCCTCCGCGCTGGCCCAGCTCCGCCCCGGGCTGCCGCCCGACGTCCGCGCCGGCTACTCCAACAGCCGCACCTGCGAGATCGGCCTCACGCTGCACGCCGGCATCCCCTACCAGTCCATCGTGTACCTGGTCGATCGCTGCGCGCGCCCCCGGGCCGCGCGCTGA
- a CDS encoding glycosyltransferase family 39 protein has translation MTKESRQALALVLAATALHLLYAGLLPLSPQEAYYWQYARHPALSYFDHPPLAAWTIALATRLAGATERGVRLAAAVHSVLFCAFFFLAGRRLFGPRAALAALAAALATPLLSLGQVVITPDGPLLAGWMGALYFGLRALDGSGAWLLAAGLAAGAAALGKYTGLLLLPQLLALLLLDARGRRLLRGPWPWLGALLALAVFSPVVAWNAAHGWQSFRFQLADRAAGMVTFRPDRFAGFLGLQAALVSPLLFGLLLAAGVTAARRWRDPSLRAAALWSLPLLGILVAVSPFMWVKGNWGAPVWPTALLAGAALALQDWARWRRPALAAVAVAAGVAAYAHLAPLLPELPFSARSDTTRGWGELSSRVDAERRRLGGEPFVLGCSYKPASELAFYLPDRPQTLSLEALGGPGLAYQAWFDPARLRGKDGVVVLDPRDGRRCPGLEAACARLEPLPPLTVLRGEAQVTRFELWRCRDARAPGRRS, from the coding sequence GTGACGAAGGAATCCCGCCAGGCGCTCGCGCTGGTCCTCGCCGCCACCGCGCTCCACCTCCTCTACGCCGGGCTCCTGCCGCTCTCGCCCCAGGAGGCGTATTACTGGCAGTACGCCCGCCACCCGGCGCTCTCCTACTTCGACCACCCGCCCCTCGCCGCCTGGACCATCGCCCTGGCCACCCGGCTCGCCGGCGCCACCGAGCGCGGGGTGCGGCTCGCGGCGGCGGTCCACTCGGTCCTCTTCTGCGCCTTCTTCTTCCTGGCCGGCCGGCGGCTCTTCGGCCCCCGGGCCGCGCTCGCGGCGCTGGCGGCCGCGCTCGCCACGCCCCTCCTCTCGCTCGGCCAGGTGGTCATCACCCCGGACGGCCCGCTCCTCGCCGGGTGGATGGGGGCGCTCTACTTCGGGCTGCGGGCCCTCGACGGCTCGGGGGCGTGGCTCCTCGCGGCCGGGCTCGCCGCCGGCGCCGCCGCGCTCGGCAAGTACACCGGGCTGCTCCTCCTGCCGCAGCTCCTGGCGCTGCTCCTCCTCGACGCGCGCGGCCGCAGGCTCCTGCGCGGCCCCTGGCCCTGGCTCGGCGCGCTCCTCGCCCTCGCGGTCTTCTCGCCGGTGGTGGCCTGGAACGCCGCGCACGGCTGGCAGAGCTTCCGGTTCCAGCTCGCCGACCGCGCCGCCGGGATGGTCACCTTCCGGCCCGACCGCTTCGCCGGGTTCCTCGGGCTGCAGGCGGCGCTGGTGTCGCCGCTCCTCTTCGGGCTGCTCCTCGCCGCCGGGGTCACGGCGGCCCGCCGCTGGCGCGACCCGTCGCTCCGCGCCGCCGCGCTCTGGTCGCTGCCGCTCCTCGGGATCCTGGTCGCCGTCTCCCCGTTCATGTGGGTGAAGGGCAACTGGGGCGCGCCGGTCTGGCCCACCGCCCTCCTCGCCGGCGCGGCCCTGGCGCTCCAGGACTGGGCGCGCTGGCGGAGGCCCGCCCTCGCCGCGGTGGCGGTCGCCGCCGGGGTCGCCGCCTACGCCCACCTCGCGCCGCTCCTGCCGGAGCTCCCCTTCAGCGCCCGCAGCGACACCACCCGCGGCTGGGGCGAGCTCTCGAGCCGGGTGGACGCGGAGCGGCGCCGGCTGGGCGGCGAGCCCTTCGTGCTCGGCTGCAGCTACAAGCCGGCCTCGGAGCTGGCCTTCTACCTGCCGGACCGGCCGCAGACGCTCTCGCTCGAGGCCCTCGGCGGGCCGGGGCTGGCCTACCAGGCCTGGTTCGATCCCGCCCGGCTCCGCGGCAAGGACGGCGTGGTGGTGCTCGATCCCCGCGACGGGAGGCGCTGCCCGGGGCTCGAGGCCGCCTGCGCCCGGCTCGAGCCCCTGCCGCCGCTCACCGTGCTCCGCGGCGAGGCGCAGGTGACGCGGTTCGAGCTCTGGCGCTGCCGGGACGCGCGCGCTCCCGGCAGGCGCTCGTGA
- a CDS encoding TIGR02757 family protein encodes MPRATPLTRPAARRLRPLLLALEDTLDRAARIAADPLEFPRRYADPADAEVAGLVASALAYGRADLFRPQVAYLLGEMGPRPADFAERFARAPSADRFPAFRYRFNRPPDAAALVAAAGALRLAHGSLGARFGALYRAAAGGGAASPVRAALAAFAAELRAAPPAVALLEARGPRGLAHLLPDAAKAGACKRWNLYLRWMVRGPDGVDLGHWRAEVPAAALVVPLDTHLARMARQLGLTRRRDLSWRTAEEVTAGLRLLDPEDPVRHDFALCHLGMSGACPARRGPEHCAACALTSACRERARPGSARARTASPAPRRGAR; translated from the coding sequence ATGCCCCGCGCCACCCCGCTCACGCGCCCCGCCGCGCGCCGCCTGCGGCCGCTGCTCCTCGCGCTCGAGGACACCCTCGATCGCGCGGCCCGCATCGCCGCCGATCCCCTCGAGTTCCCCCGGCGCTACGCCGACCCGGCCGACGCCGAGGTGGCGGGGCTCGTCGCCTCGGCGCTCGCCTACGGCCGCGCCGACCTGTTCCGGCCGCAGGTCGCCTACCTGCTCGGCGAGATGGGGCCGCGGCCGGCCGACTTCGCGGAGCGGTTCGCGCGGGCGCCGTCGGCGGACCGCTTCCCGGCCTTCAGGTACCGCTTCAACCGCCCGCCGGACGCGGCCGCGCTGGTCGCGGCGGCGGGCGCGCTGCGGCTCGCCCACGGCTCGCTCGGCGCCCGCTTCGGCGCCCTCTACCGCGCCGCCGCCGGGGGCGGGGCCGCGTCGCCGGTGCGCGCGGCGCTCGCCGCCTTCGCCGCGGAGCTGCGGGCGGCGCCCCCGGCCGTGGCGCTCCTCGAGGCCCGCGGACCGCGCGGCCTCGCCCACCTCCTCCCCGACGCCGCGAAGGCCGGCGCCTGCAAGCGCTGGAACCTCTACCTGCGCTGGATGGTGCGCGGTCCCGACGGCGTGGACCTGGGCCACTGGCGCGCCGAGGTGCCGGCGGCCGCCCTGGTGGTCCCGCTCGACACCCACCTCGCGCGGATGGCGCGCCAGCTCGGGCTCACGCGCCGGCGCGACCTCTCCTGGCGCACCGCCGAGGAGGTCACGGCGGGGCTGCGGCTCCTCGACCCCGAGGACCCGGTCCGCCACGACTTCGCCCTCTGTCACCTCGGGATGAGCGGCGCCTGCCCGGCGCGGCGCGGGCCGGAGCACTGCGCCGCCTGCGCGCTCACGAGCGCCTGCCGGGAGCGCGCGCGTCCCGGCAGCGCCAGAGCTCGAACCGCGTCACCTGCGCCTCGCCGCGGAGCACGGTGA